The nucleotide sequence GAAGAACCCTGTGAAGGAACTCATGAATTCCCCCTTCAATCAATGCAATCCAGTCTATTCTGACATTCCGCTCATGCTCTTCATTTTTAGCCAAAAGATAAGCTATTATAAATTTATGAGCCTGCTTGTCGAGTTCGGTTAAATCCATGGGGGTAACGTGGTCATTCCATCTTTTGATGTTTGCTGCATCAAATATCTTGTCTATCAAGCCTTTTTTAATCATTGCCTACCCCGATTAATGCGCGTATTCTTTCTTTTTCTTTTTAGCTATTAAAGACATTATTTCCACAAAACCGGAAAAACCCATGCCGAAATACAAATACCCTTTGGGAATTTCAAAATGAAATCCCTCTGCCACCAAACTAACCCCCACTAAAAGCAAGAAACTGAGAGCAAGCATTTTTATAGAAAGATGTTTTTCTATGAAACCCGCAATTGATTCTGCAGCAACTAACATCAAAACCATAGCTATACTTATGGCAATTATCATTATAATAACACTATCTGATATACCGATTGCGGTAATTACTGAATCCAGAGAAAAAACAAGATCCATAAGAACAATTTGTGCGACAACTTTTCCCATGGTCGCCAGGACCTTTTCCTCTTTTACCTCAGTATCTTCCTCCACCAAAGCGTGTATTTCCTTAGTACCCTTGAACAGCAAAAACAGCCCGCCTCCTAACAGGACAATCTCTCTTGCAGAAAACGTATTACCGAAAAGGGAAAATAAAGGCTGAGTGATTTTACTCAAAGCGAAAATGCTCAGCAGCATAAGAATTCTGGTTAAAAGTGCTATGGTTATACCGAGTTTTCGTGCTTTTTTTTGCTCGTGTACCGGCAATTTTGATGAAAAAATACTTATTACCACTACATTATCAACACCCAATACCAGTTCCAGAACCGTTAACGTAAGAAGACTTGCCCAAATATTAGGATCCAGTAAAATATCCACTATTTCCTCCTGCTGTATTTATGGCATTATAATCAAAAGCCTTATATATATGCAAGGGATTGTTAATAATGTTAAAAAGTAGTTGAGGTATTTAGAGGTAGTTAAGATTACCCCGCCCTTAATCAAAGATTAAAGGGCGGGGATTGGCTACAGCTAAAATTAAGTTAAAGGATTAAATCAATACTTTACCTATACCTA is from Flexistipes sinusarabici DSM 4947 and encodes:
- a CDS encoding TerC family protein, yielding MDILLDPNIWASLLTLTVLELVLGVDNVVVISIFSSKLPVHEQKKARKLGITIALLTRILMLLSIFALSKITQPLFSLFGNTFSAREIVLLGGGLFLLFKGTKEIHALVEEDTEVKEEKVLATMGKVVAQIVLMDLVFSLDSVITAIGISDSVIIMIIAISIAMVLMLVAAESIAGFIEKHLSIKMLALSFLLLVGVSLVAEGFHFEIPKGYLYFGMGFSGFVEIMSLIAKKKKKEYAH